The DNA sequence ATAAATGGAGAAAATATTAGGTGCTTAGATAATAACCCCTGAGGCAGGCTGTACATTAAAGGCCCACTCCTTAATTTGAAAAACAATAAAACGGCAGCCCTGCCACTTAGTTTGCTATAAAGCTGAAGGATGGAACTGGAAGCCTACTGAGGAGTTGTCCTGACATCTAGTGGTGAATATTTTCAACACATGCATTTTTTTGTAATGTGCTGTAAATGTAGGCCTACGTGCCACGGGTGATTCAATAGAACTTGCCATGGGTCATAAAAAAAGGCAATAGACGTAcctggcaacaacaaaaaataaaaacacctgGCAAAAATGTGTGTCTAAACTCCACCTCCTCAATTATGGATGCAAGTACTCATGTCATAGGCCTACGTATTCTTCATTTTTATCTTTATTTGTATCTGTATGTCATAGCCTACTAAGGTGCCAGGAATGTATTTTAATAAATAcattaatgaataaataaatgtaacactGTACAACGTTTTGCAACCTTGAGGTTTCGTTTCCCTTGGTGCAGGTTGCTTGCCGTTATGCACATGTGGCACCGGTAATGTGAAGTTTCACCCCTCCATGCTGAACTCTATAACATTCCTGATTTGTCTGCTGCGCGAAGGCGGAGTCTCCTAGTGTAGTAGACTAATATGTGTGCGCAACGCTGAATGGTAACCACTGTGGCAACCTTGTGAACCAACAGTCTCTCCACAGCGCTTCGCGTCAGGATGTTATTTTTTTCGCTGATAACAGAGATGTTCTGAATTTCGGCTACCTGGCCTCTTCAGAGAAGGTCAGCATTTGCATATTAATTAACTTCAAGATGAGATGTTAATACAACAACTCGTGGTGGATTGTTAGGCAGCATCCGATTATTGAATAGCATTTGTTGCTGCAGCTGTATGCGTCGGGAGCCAACGTGCCAGAGGTGACTGCATCCATCGCAGCTTTTATAGACCAAGGGGACTGATGACAATAACAATTTCGGATAGTATTTAATTGTGACCGTGCGCTCTTCTCCAATCCATACAGGTTATCTACCTTGAGAAATGCGTGCTTGCAGAATGCAATAGCAGATGATGGAACAATGACTTTTTTTCACGGAGATCTAAGATATAGCCCATATGTATGCTTAGCATAAAGCAGGTGCCTCTTATTTGACTTCTCATTCACCAGTGCGTAAAATGGGTAACAGTTTTTCTAACATAGCTGCTTTTCAGTCCCTGCATATTGTCTTGCTGGGTTTAGATTCTGCCGGTAAAACGACTGTCCTGTACCGCCTGAAATTCAACGAATTTGTGAACACTGTTCCCACAATCGGATTTAACACCGAGAGGATAAAACTAAGTAACGGTACCGCCAAAGGGATCAGTTGTCATTTTTGGGACGTCGGGGGACAGGAGAAGCTAAGACCGTTATGGAAATCGTACAGTCGGTGCACGGATGGCATTATTTACGTAGTGGACTCAGTGGACGTGGACAGACTAGAGGAAGCCAAAACAGAACTGCATAAAGTTACCAAATTCGCAGAAAACCAAGGGACTCCACTACTGGTGATAGCCAATAAGCAGGACTTGCCCAAGTCTCTACCTGTCCATGAGATTGAGAAGCAACTGGCGCTGCATGAGCTCAGCCCTTCTACCACTTACCATGTCCAGCCTGCATGTGCCATCATTGGTGAAGGGCTCCACGAAGGCATGGATCAACTGTATGAAATGATTGTGAAACGAAGGAAATCATTGAAACAAAAGAAAAAGAGATAAAGACTCATTACTGTAAAGTTGACCCCTATCTTCTGAGCTGCCTGCTACTGTACCATGACTTTTGCCGTAGTAGGTATGTCAGGTGATTCTTGTTATGCAGAAGGTTACACttgcagtgtttttttttttaaatgatacacTGTATAGCTTTGGGGTTATTGGTGAAGTTAGTCACTTTTAGCTGTGCTGTTACATTCAATCACACATAGGGAGGAAAATAAAAACTTGCC is a window from the Oncorhynchus tshawytscha isolate Ot180627B linkage group LG14, Otsh_v2.0, whole genome shotgun sequence genome containing:
- the LOC112267539 gene encoding ADP-ribosylation factor-like protein 4C; this encodes MGNSFSNIAAFQSLHIVLLGLDSAGKTTVLYRLKFNEFVNTVPTIGFNTERIKLSNGTAKGISCHFWDVGGQEKLRPLWKSYSRCTDGIIYVVDSVDVDRLEEAKTELHKVTKFAENQGTPLLVIANKQDLPKSLPVHEIEKQLALHELSPSTTYHVQPACAIIGEGLHEGMDQLYEMIVKRRKSLKQKKKR